A single region of the Sphingobium sp. TKS genome encodes:
- a CDS encoding DUF2312 domain-containing protein has translation MSDGNVAAEQLRLFIERIERLEEEKKGIADDIKDVYLEAKANGYDVKTMRSIVRLRKMERNARMEAEALLDTYKTALGLE, from the coding sequence ATGAGCGATGGCAATGTCGCCGCCGAACAGCTACGCCTTTTCATAGAGCGCATCGAGCGTCTGGAAGAGGAAAAGAAGGGCATCGCGGACGACATCAAGGACGTCTATCTGGAGGCCAAGGCCAATGGCTATGACGTGAAGACGATGCGGTCGATCGTGCGCCTGCGCAAGATGGAGCGCAACGCCCGGATGGAAGCCGAAGCGCTGCTGGATACATACAAAACGGCGCTTGGGCTGGAATAA
- a CDS encoding DUF1244 domain-containing protein, which yields MSDNILSDAVAATAFRRLVAHLQHRTDVQNIDLMGAAGFCRNCLADWIAEADGTLGKDEAREIVHGMPFGEWKARYQSETTPEQIARMQESVAKNADSH from the coding sequence GTGAGCGACAACATACTCAGCGACGCGGTTGCCGCAACCGCCTTCCGACGGCTGGTGGCGCATTTGCAGCACCGCACCGACGTTCAGAATATCGACCTGATGGGCGCGGCGGGTTTCTGCCGCAATTGTCTGGCCGACTGGATTGCCGAGGCCGACGGCACTCTCGGCAAGGATGAAGCGCGGGAGATCGTCCACGGCATGCCCTTTGGCGAATGGAAGGCCCGCTATCAGAGCGAAACGACGCCGGAACAGATCGCCCGCATGCAGGAGAGTGTGGCGAAGAACGCCGACAGCCATTAG